One genomic window of Monodelphis domestica isolate mMonDom1 chromosome 1, mMonDom1.pri, whole genome shotgun sequence includes the following:
- the CENPB gene encoding major centromere autoantigen B produces MGPKRRQLTFREKSHIIQEVEKNPDLRKGEIARRFNIPPSTLSTILKNKRAILASERKFGVASTCRKTNKLSPYDKLEGLLIAWFQQIRAAGLPVNGIILKEKALRIAEELGMEDFTASNGWLDRFRRRHGVMSRNGVTKSRSQPSAPAQPPPPPRAPAPVPAADGGGGGGSRRWREELLPSLAEGYASQDVFNATETSLWYNFLPDQAPALRGEARPSPRRGTERLIVLLCANADGSEKLPPLVVGKLAKPRGSRAGLPCDYTANPKGGVTAQELAKYLKALDARMADESRRILLLANRPAAPALDTSDLRHVQVAFFPSDTLQPLERGVVQQVKGHYRQALLLKAMAALEDHDRSRLQLGLTEALRFVAAAWDAVEPADIAACFREAGFGGGPGPDIDEAVKSEEEEEEEEEEEDDNEEEEEEEDQGEEEGEEEGEEGEEGEEEEEEEESSSEGLEADDWSQGGGEAGGSFVAYGGQDEQGCPTVQLLEAGEDSESESDEEEEEEEDDDDDDDDDDEDDDDDDEVPVPSFGEAMAYFAMVKRYLTSFPIDDRVQSHILHLEHDLVHVTRKNHARQTSRALAHQNLA; encoded by the coding sequence ATGGGCCCCAAGCGCAGGCAGCTGACGTTCCGGGAGAAGTCCCACATCATCCAGGAGGTGGAGAAGAACCCGGACCTCCGCAAGGGTGAGATCGCCCGGCGCTTCAACATCCCGCCGTCCACGCTGAGCACCATCCTGAAGAACAAGCGCGCCATCCTGGCTTCGGAGCGCAAGTTCGGTGTGGCCTCCACCTGCCGCAAGACCAATAAGCTGTCCCCGTATGACAAGCTCGAGGGGCTGCTCATCGCCTGGTTCCAACAGATCCGCGCTGCCGGCCTGCCCGTCAATGGCATCATCCTCAAGGAGAAGGCGCTGCGCATCGCCGAGGAGCTGGGCATGGAGGACTTCACGGCCTCCAATGGCTGGCTGGACCGCTTCCGCCGCAGGCACGGGGTCATGTCCAGGAACGGGGTGACCAAGAGCCGGTCCCAGCCCTCAGCCCCTGCCCAGCCGCCGCCTCCTCCTCGGGCCCCGGCCCCTGTGCCAGCGgcagatggtggtggtggtggcggcagCAGGAGGTGGAGGGAAGAGCTGCTGCCCTCCTTGGCCGAGGGCTATGCCTCGCAGGACGTCTTTAATGCCACCGAGACCAGTCTGTGGTACAACTTCCTACCTGACCAGGCCCCCGCCCTTCGAGGGGAGGCCCGGCCCAGTCCCCGGCGAGGCACGGAGAGGCTCATCGTGCTCCTCTGTGCCAATGCAGATGGGAGCGAGAAGCTTCCCCCGCTGGTGGTGGGCAAGTTGGCCAAGCCCCGGGGATCCCGGGCAGGCCTGCCCTGTGACTATACAGCCAACCCCAAGGGTGGCGTCACTGCCCAGGAGCTAGCCAAGTACTTAAAGGCCTTGGATGCCCGCATGGCCGATGAATCCCGCAGGATCCTGCTGCTGGCCAACCGACCTGCTGCCCCAGCCTTAGACACCTCCGACTTGCGTCATGTTCAAGTGGCCTTCTTCCCATCCGACACCCTCCAGCCCTTGGAGCGAGGTGTTGTCCAGCAGGTCAAGGGTCACTACCGACAGGCGCTGCTGCTCAAAGCCATGGCTGCCCTGGAGGACCATGACCGGTCCCGGCTGCAGCTGGGCCTCACCGAGGCTTTGCGCTTTGTGGCCGCCGCATGGGATGCCGTGGAGCCCGCAGACATTGCGGCCTGCTTCCGTGAGGCCGGGTTCGGGGGTGGCCCTGGACCGGACATCGATGAGGCTGTCAagagtgaggaggaggaagaggaggaagaagaggaggaggatgataatgaggaggaagaggaggaagaggatcagggcgaggaagagggagaagaagagggagaggagggagaagaaggagaggaggaggaggaggaagaggagagctCATCAGAGGGGCTGGAGGCTGATGACTGGTCCCAAGGTGGGGGGGAGGCAGGTGGGAGTTTTGTGGCTTATGGAGGTCAGGATGAGCAGGGCTGCCCTACTGTTCAGCTCCTGGAGGCAGGGGAGGACTCGGAATCAGAGAgtgatgaggaagaggaagaggaggaggacgaTGACGATGACGACGACGATGACGATGAGGATGACGATGATGACGACGAGGTGCCCGTGCCCAGTTTTGGAGAGGCCATGGCGTACTTCGCCATGGTCAAACGGTACCTGACGTCCTTCCCCATCGATGACCGAGTCCAGAGCCACATTCTCCACTTGGAGCACGATTTGGTCCATGTGACCAGAAAGAACCATGCCAGACAGACATCCCGAGCCTTGGCACACCAGAACTTAGCCTGA
- the SPEF1 gene encoding sperm flagellar protein 1 isoform X5, with amino-acid sequence MEGDMDEEMLHQLYLWVDNIPLSRPKRNLSRDFSDGVLAAEVVKFYFPKMVEMHNYVPANSVQQKVNNWVHLNRKVLHKLNFSVPEDVIQKIAQCSPGVVELVLQPLRERLEERKRKRQGELGPQEGSSYMDMGFSQKNQTTVDAQKAGPLRAGKSLSTYSQTLQVEPNFLVQMAEKEQELLASQETVQVLQMKVRRLEHLLQLKNVRIDDLSRRLQQAQRKPR; translated from the exons ATGGAGGGAGACATGGACGAGGAGATGCTGCACCAGCTGTATTTGTGGGTGGACAACATCCCCCTGTCCCGACCCAAGCGGAACCTCTCGCGGGATTTCAGTGACGGAG TTCTGGCTGCTGAGGTGGTGAAGTTTTACTTCCCTAAGATGGTGGAGATGCATAACTATGTTCCAGCCAATTCTGTACAGCAGAAAGTTAACAACTGGGTGCACCTGAATAG GAAGGTGCTGCACAAGCTGAACTTCTCGGTCCCGGAGGACGTGATCCAGAAGATCGCTCAGTGCTCCCCCGGGGTGGTGGAGCTGGTGCTGCAGCCGCTGCGGGAGAGGCTGGAGGAAAGGAAGCGGAAGAGACAGGGG GAGCTGGGTCCGCAGGAAGGCAGTAGCTACATGGATATGG GTTTCTCCCAGAAGAATCAAACCACCGTGGATGCCCAGAAAGCTGGGCCCCTCAG AGCAGGCAAGTCTCTCTCTACATATAGCCAGACCTTGCAGGTGGAACCAAACTTTCTAGTTCAGATGGCTGAGAAGGAACAAGAGTTGCTGGCCTCCCAGGAGACGGTTCAG GTCCTTCAGATGAAGGTGCGACGCTTGGAACATCTCCTCCAGCTCAAAAATGTCCGCATTGATGATCTGAGTCGACGTCTCCAGCAGGCTCAGCGCAAGCCGCGGTGA
- the SPEF1 gene encoding sperm flagellar protein 1 isoform X4, whose product MEGDMDEEMLHQLYLWVDNIPLSRPKRNLSRDFSDGVLAAEVVKFYFPKMVEMHNYVPANSVQQKVNNWVHLNRKVLHKLNFSVPEDVIQKIAQCSPGVVELVLQPLRERLEERKRKRQGVGSSQELGPQEGSSYMDMGFSQKNQTTVDAQKAGPLRAGKSLSTYSQTLQVEPNFLVQMAEKEQELLASQETVQVLQMKVRRLEHLLQLKNVRIDDLSRRLQQAQRKPR is encoded by the exons ATGGAGGGAGACATGGACGAGGAGATGCTGCACCAGCTGTATTTGTGGGTGGACAACATCCCCCTGTCCCGACCCAAGCGGAACCTCTCGCGGGATTTCAGTGACGGAG TTCTGGCTGCTGAGGTGGTGAAGTTTTACTTCCCTAAGATGGTGGAGATGCATAACTATGTTCCAGCCAATTCTGTACAGCAGAAAGTTAACAACTGGGTGCACCTGAATAG GAAGGTGCTGCACAAGCTGAACTTCTCGGTCCCGGAGGACGTGATCCAGAAGATCGCTCAGTGCTCCCCCGGGGTGGTGGAGCTGGTGCTGCAGCCGCTGCGGGAGAGGCTGGAGGAAAGGAAGCGGAAGAGACAGGGGGTTGGCTCCTCTCAG GAGCTGGGTCCGCAGGAAGGCAGTAGCTACATGGATATGG GTTTCTCCCAGAAGAATCAAACCACCGTGGATGCCCAGAAAGCTGGGCCCCTCAG AGCAGGCAAGTCTCTCTCTACATATAGCCAGACCTTGCAGGTGGAACCAAACTTTCTAGTTCAGATGGCTGAGAAGGAACAAGAGTTGCTGGCCTCCCAGGAGACGGTTCAG GTCCTTCAGATGAAGGTGCGACGCTTGGAACATCTCCTCCAGCTCAAAAATGTCCGCATTGATGATCTGAGTCGACGTCTCCAGCAGGCTCAGCGCAAGCCGCGGTGA